The following nucleotide sequence is from Streptomyces sp. HUAS CB01.
GAGACCGTGTATCTGCGGGGTGTCCACGAGGCGGCGACCCCGGCGTTCGGGATATCCGTGTACGGGCCTCCGGAGCGGCCGGCGGCCACCGGGCGCGAGGAGGCCGGGACGGCCGTCCGGCTGTGGCTGCTGCTCGGTCTGGCCGCCGGTCTGTTCTGGGTTCCGCTGGCCCGCGCCCGGGACGTCCCGCCCGGACCGCTGACGGGGCGGGAGTTGCTGCACGCGCTGCCGCCGCTGACGGTGACGGCGGGCGTGCTGCTGGTCGTCGTGTACTGCGGGGCCGTGGCGCTGGGGCGGCTGCGCCCGGTGCTGCTCACGGCCGCCCTGCTCACCACGGCCGCCGCGCTGCACACCGCGCCCGCGCTGCTGGGCGTACGGCCCGCTCCCGCCGCCGGGCCCGGGCACGAGGCGCTGGCGGATCTGCTGACCGGGCTCGCCGGGTCCGCCCGGACCGCGGACGTGCTCACGGTCCTGCCGCCGGTCCTGCAGTCGGTGTGCCTGGGGCTGGCCGCGACCGCCCTGTGGGCCCTCCGCGTGCCCGGGCGGACCACGGCGGGGACGGTGTGGGTCCTGGCGGTGGCGGGCTGGGCGGCCCAGGGCGCCTTCGCCGCCGCGGCGCTGCCGGTGTCCGCCGCTTTCCTGGCGGCGGCGGTGGTAGGGCTCGGCTTCCGCCGGACGGGCCGAGGCGCCGCCCGGCGGAAGTCCCTCAGCGGTTCGGGACCGGCTGTCTGAACCAGTCGTCCCGGCCGGCGAGCCGGTAGCCCTCCAGGCCCGGTCCGTCGTCGACCGTCAGATCGCAGCCCTCGCCCGGCACCGCGCGGTTCCAGTGGACCATCGCCTTCACCCTGGGCATCGTCCTGGCGACCTGCGGGATGGCGGCGTACCACGCGCGCTGCCGGTCGGGATCGGCCGGATCGGGGACGGTCGCGAACTCGGCGAGCATCAGCGGCTTCTCGTCCGAGATGTTCGCGACCAGCCAGTCGTGGCTCGGCCGCTGGCTGCGTTCGAAGTCCTTCCAGTCCGTGGTCTTGTGGCAGGTGTAGTAGTTGTACTGGTCCATGGCGAGCCAGTCGACGTACTCGTCCCCGGGGTAGAGCCGCTTCATCAGGTCGGCGCTGCCGAGGTAGCCGGAGACCGTCCACACCCACACCACGTTGCGTGCGCCGAGCTTCTCGAAGCGGTCCCGCAGGTGCCGGTAGGCGGCGACGTACTCCTCGGGGGTCCCGGCGCCCTCCTTGATCCGGGCGTCGACCTCCTGGTCGAAGGAGAGGAAGACCCGCTTCCCGTAGGCCTTGACGCGGCGGATCTGCGGGTCGACGATCTCGGTGTCGTAGCGGCCCGACGCGATGTTCCTCCAGCCGAGCTGGGTCTCGGTCCAGTTGGCGTGGTGCGGTTCCTTCCACACCGTGGACTCCCAGGCGAGCATGAGGAGCCGGTCGCGGCCCAGTTCCTGTTCGTCGGGGGTGAGCAGCTGCCCGTCGAGCTCGTTCCCCGACATGTCGTGGTACGTGTACACGAGGTCGAGCCTGCGGCCGATCTTCTTCTCGAACGCGTGCACCGGCGCGGTGAGCGAGCCGTTCCCGTCGTACGGGATGTACGCGCCCCACCAGGCGCCGCAGCGCGGGGCGAGCACGTCGTCGGGGGCGCAGGGCCCGCTGAGGGGTTCACCGGACACGGCGTTGCCCGGTAAGTCGTCGTCCGCGGTGCCGTCGTCGGCGGTGGCCCAGATCCCGATCCCGGCGAGGCAGACGGCGACGGTGGCGAGGACGACCGCCGCGCCCGCGCGCCGGCGGGTTCCCGCATGACGTCCGCTCATCCGCCACCGCCATCTGCACCGGGTTCGGCACGTCCGGCCGTGCCGTCGGCGGCGGAACGCGAGAGCGCCGGGGGTCCGGGCACACGCGCACGTCCGGCCGCGCCGCGCGTGGCCGCGGGGAGCGGGAGTCCCGGCAGTGCGGCGACGACCGTCGCGAATCCCGCGAGGGGCAGCAGGAAGGCCGTCACCGTGAATCCGCCGACCAGGAACAGCGAGGTGGCGGTGAGCACGCCCAGCGACAGGCTGATCGGCGCGGCCAGGGCGAACGCCTCCAGCCGGGCGCCGGGCCGCAGGCCCTCCGGCTGCGGCTGCAGCAGCGCGAGGCCCGGACCGAAGCAGACGAACAGGAGCACCGGTATCCATCGCGCCGGCGAGCCCCCGGGCAGCAGGGTCGCCGCGAGCGCCACCCAGCCGGACAGCGCCACGGCGGCTCTGAGCGGGATCTCTTTCGGCATCGGTCTCACCTCACTGGTGATCGGTATTCGAGTACGACGCCGTAGGGGTGGTCCTCGACGACGGTGAAGAGCGGGGACGCGGCCAGCTCGCCGCGCAGCGTGGCGAAACCGCCCGGCGGCAGCAGCCCCTCGCCCGCGGTGTAGACGTCCTGGGTGCGGGTGAGGATGACGTACGCCCGGGTCCCGGGTGGGATGCCGTCGGCCAGATACCGGGCCGGGTCGGCGAGCATCCGCTCGTTCTCGGGGAGTTCCTGCTCGGCGAAGAACCAGTGCTCCAGCCGGTCGTAGCGGTGCAGCGCCCGCGGGAAGGACCCGGTGGCGGCGAGGACGAGACTGCCCTCGGGGGCGCGGTCGATGGCCCGGGTGACCAGTGCCGTCTCGGCGGGCGGGGTGTAGTTCATCCTTTCCTTGCCGTAGTACGACGGCAGGAACCCGGCGGCGAGCGCGACCAGCGACACGGGCAGCGCGACGGAGGCCACGCGCCGGCGCACGGTTCTGGCGCGCGCCGAGGCGCCCCGGGTGGCGCCGGCGGCGGGGACGAGGGCCGCGGCGGCGAAGAACGCGGCACCGGGCAGGCCGAACAGATAGACGCGGAAGAGCATTTCGCCGCCGTAGTCGTTGACGACGAACAGCGGGAGCGGCGCCGCCGACACCAGCAGCAGCGGCAGGGCGCTCCGGGTCAGCCTGCGGCGCGCGAACACGGCGACGGCGGCGAGCACGGCGACCGCGAGCACCATCAGGACGTTGGCCCGCCCGGCGAGCTCCGGCCCGGGGCCCGTGAGCTGGCCGGCGTATCCCGCACGGGAGTTGCGGGTCAGTTCGCCGAGGGACTCGCGCAGCGTGCCGAGCGTCTCGGTGAACAGCGGCCGTCCCATGGTCAGGTCCCAGGCCAGCATCAGGGCCCCGGCGACCGCGAGGAGCCCGAGGTTGCGGTAGCGGCGGGTGAACAGCAGGGCGAACAGCGAGACGCACAGCATCACCGGGGTCAGCTGGTGCGAGGCGTTGATCGCCACGATCAGCGGGGCGAGGATCAGCACGCAGACCGCGCGCTGGCGCCGGCCGGTCGGCGGTGGCACGGCGGCCGCGGCGGGGTCGAGGAACGTGCGGTCCCGCAGCCTCCCGGCCGACCCGGGCAGCACGAAGTGGCGCAGCACCACGGCCAGTACGGTCAGGTGCAGGAGGTACGCGAAGCCCTGCGGGGCCAGATAGTCCTGGCCGACCCAGTTGGCGAGCTGGAAGACCCAGACGCCGGTCCACACCAGCCGCCAGTCCTCGGTGAAGGTCCGGTACAGCAGGACGAGCACGGGCAGGAGCAGCAGCCCCAGCACCACCGGGGCCCAGTTGAGGTACGCGGTGGCGCTCTCGACCCCGAAGGCGCGCACCAGGGCGGCGTTGAGGCCGAAGAAGCCCGGCCACTGGTCGTAGGCCGACATGTTCCCGGACAGCGCGGCGTAGGGCCGCAGTTCGCCGTTGGCGAGGAGGGTGTCGATGACGGCGTCGTGCTTGGAGGCCCACGGGTAGCGCACCGAGTCGTACAGCACCGCGGGCGGGGCCTTGAGGGCGACCAGCATGCCCACGCAGTACGCGGCCGGCCACCAGGGCGCGGTGCCGGCGCGCCGCAGCGCGAGCAGGAAACCCCCGGTGAGCACCAGGAGCGCGACGAAGAACACGACCGGCAGCCGGTCGAGGAGCCCGTAGTCCCCCATCGTCCGGAAGCCGATGCGCGGCAGCGCGTACCCCCACAGGCCGAGGCCGAGGAGCAGCGGGAGCCAGGCGAGGTCGGGCAGGGCCGGCCGGCCCCGCGGCAGGGCGCCGGCTCCGGCGGGTGGTCGGTGGTCCTCGGTCCGTTCCGCGGCCGGCAGCGCGCTGCTCCCGGTGACCGGTGTGGGCACGCGTTGCTGCTGCACCGTGCGACTCCCCCCACGGAGGTGGGCGCGGCCGTCACGCCGCTGTCCCCTTCAGCGAAGTATAGGAACCTGATTCGGTTTTGGGTGGCTCTCGACCATCTTCACCCGTCAGCCCGCGAATTCCGGGCCCTTCACGGCCGCCCGGGCCCTTCGGTAGAGCCGCCAGCCCACGGTGGGCAGCGAGTCCGGGTACGGGGCGACCCGTGCGCCCGTGCCGCCCATCCACGCCTCGACGTCGGCGACGGTGTGGCCGCGGCGCACGATGAGCCGGGCGATCCGGTACGCCTCGTCGGTCTCCGAACTGAGCGCG
It contains:
- a CDS encoding glycosyl hydrolase, which translates into the protein MSGRHAGTRRRAGAAVVLATVAVCLAGIGIWATADDGTADDDLPGNAVSGEPLSGPCAPDDVLAPRCGAWWGAYIPYDGNGSLTAPVHAFEKKIGRRLDLVYTYHDMSGNELDGQLLTPDEQELGRDRLLMLAWESTVWKEPHHANWTETQLGWRNIASGRYDTEIVDPQIRRVKAYGKRVFLSFDQEVDARIKEGAGTPEEYVAAYRHLRDRFEKLGARNVVWVWTVSGYLGSADLMKRLYPGDEYVDWLAMDQYNYYTCHKTTDWKDFERSQRPSHDWLVANISDEKPLMLAEFATVPDPADPDRQRAWYAAIPQVARTMPRVKAMVHWNRAVPGEGCDLTVDDGPGLEGYRLAGRDDWFRQPVPNR